In a genomic window of Macadamia integrifolia cultivar HAES 741 unplaced genomic scaffold, SCU_Mint_v3 scaffold1051, whole genome shotgun sequence:
- the LOC122062489 gene encoding protein FEZ-like → MWPHKKGEKSMEEKNDINKVDEVMLPGFRFHPTDEELVGFYLKRKIQQRPLSIELIKQLDIYKYDPWDLPKLATIGEKEWYFYCPRDRKYRNSARPNRVTGAGFWKATGTDRPIYSSEGSKCIGLKKSLVFYKGRAAKGIKTDWMMHEFRLPCLTDSAPPKRPIAKSLPANDSWAICRIFKKTSSMAQRALSLSWVSPLPDTTGSDILNQAVHCSQFSSENISCTTAAGTAIQFSCNNDLQQSSTTSFSPLDVPPYKPINQSVCRTSTLPISNGELPTGFMFSPLETPGPTKCTVDVASMLFNLSPALFMDVSKASESMDFNGPQPQCNGFSIVLPQEMQGGTMAGSVEETCSRKNSNGSSTINDWGTVRSIGYPFSLPPNMPDAWKNNSPWESPSCPSEIPANYSTNKCYN, encoded by the exons ATGTGGCCTCataaaaagggagagaaaagtaTGGAGGAGAAGAACGATATCAATAAGGTTGATGAAGTAATGCTACCTGGGTTTCGATTTCATCCAACTGATGAGGAGCTAGttggtttctatctcaagaggAAGATTCAACAACGACCTCTCTCAATCGAGCTAATCAAGCAACTTGACATCTATAAATATGATCCTTGGGATCTACCAA AGTTGGCAACCATAGGTGAGAAAGAATGGTATTTCTACTGCCCAAGGGACCGGAAATATCGGAACAGTGCAAGACCAAATCGAGTCACAGGAGCTGGGTTTTGGAAAGCCACTGGAACAGACAGACCTATCTACTCATCTGAAGGTTCCAAGTGTATTGGCTTGAAGAAGTCCCTTGTATTCTACAAGGGAAGAGCTGCAAAAGGGATCAAAACTGACTGGATGATGCATGAGTTTCGGCTGCCTTGTCTCACAGACTCAGCCCCACCAAAGAGGCCCATAGCTAAAAGCCTTCCTGCCAAT GACTCATGGGCAATTTGCAGGATATTCAAGAAAACCAGCTCCATGGCACAGAGagctctttctctttcttgggtctCTCCATTACCCGATACCACTGGATCTGATATATTAAACCAAGCTGTACACTGCTCTCAGTTCAGTTCAGAGAATATCTCTTGCACAACTGCTGCTGGTACTGCCATCCAATTTTCTTGTAATAATGACTTACAACAGTCCTCAACGACTAGTTTCTCGCCTCTAGATGTACCCCCCTACAAACCCATTAACCAATCAGTCTGTAGAACTTCTACACTTCCTATTTCAAATGGAGAACTTCCCACAGGTTTCATGTTCTCTCCACTTGAAACACCGGGGCCTACTAAGTGTACAGTCGATGTTGCTTCCATGCTTTTCAACTTGTCACCTGCCTTATTCATGGACGTCAGTAAAGCCTCTGAAAGTATGGATTTCAATGGCCCACAGCCGCAGTGTAATGGTTTCTCAATTGTTCTACCACAGGAGATGCAAGGAGGGACCATGGCTGGCAGTGTAGAGGAGACATGCTCAAGGAAGAACTCAAATGGCTCTTCTACAATCAACGACTGGGGAACTGTCAGATCCATTGGATACCCATTTAGCTTGCCACCAAATATGCCTGATGCCTGGAAGAACAATTCGCCGTGGGAATCTCCTTCATGTCCTAGTGAGATTCCCGCTAACTATTCTACAAACAAGTGCTATAACTAA